Proteins encoded in a region of the Bacteroidota bacterium genome:
- a CDS encoding acetyl-CoA C-acyltransferase gives MKEAYIVDALRTPIGAYGGSLSSVRPDDLLAHVLRNILKRNPGLPPDAIEEVIAGAANQSGEDNRDVARMSLLLAGYPLSVGGVTVNRLCASGLQACIDATRAIRAGDGQAYVAGGVESMSRAPFVLAKATTAFGRNAELYDTTIGWRFTNPALSALHHPYSMGETAENVAEQYKLSREAQDRFALASQQKYQAAHEAGLFKEELLPVPVPQRKGDPLIVGQDEHPRETSLAQLAKLKPAFREGGTVTAGNSSGINDGAAALLLVSEQTLKDYGLTPMARVVSTASAGVDPAIMGIGPVPATHKALKRAGLKLKDIGLVELNEAFAAQSLAVLQDLNLDPAIVNVNGGAIALGHPLGCSGARILTTLLYEMRRRQTRYGLATLCVGVGQGATLIVERV, from the coding sequence ATGAAGGAAGCCTACATTGTGGATGCCCTGCGCACCCCCATTGGCGCTTATGGGGGTAGCCTCAGCAGCGTACGCCCAGACGACCTGCTGGCCCATGTGCTGCGGAACATCCTGAAGCGGAACCCCGGCCTGCCACCCGATGCCATAGAGGAGGTGATAGCTGGTGCGGCAAACCAGAGCGGAGAAGATAACCGAGACGTGGCCCGCATGAGCCTGCTGCTGGCAGGCTACCCCCTTAGCGTAGGGGGTGTAACGGTTAACCGGCTGTGTGCCAGCGGCCTGCAGGCCTGCATAGATGCCACCCGCGCCATACGGGCAGGAGACGGCCAGGCCTATGTGGCAGGCGGGGTGGAGAGCATGAGCCGCGCCCCCTTTGTACTGGCCAAGGCCACCACGGCTTTTGGCCGGAACGCCGAGCTGTACGACACCACCATTGGCTGGCGCTTTACCAACCCCGCACTCAGCGCCCTGCACCATCCGTACAGCATGGGCGAAACTGCCGAAAATGTGGCCGAGCAATACAAACTATCTCGCGAGGCACAAGACCGCTTTGCCCTGGCTAGCCAGCAGAAGTATCAGGCAGCGCACGAGGCAGGCCTGTTCAAGGAGGAACTGCTACCCGTGCCCGTACCCCAGCGAAAGGGAGACCCCCTGATAGTGGGCCAGGATGAGCACCCCCGAGAGACCAGCCTGGCGCAGCTGGCCAAGCTAAAGCCCGCTTTTCGCGAAGGCGGTACCGTGACGGCAGGAAACAGCTCGGGCATAAATGATGGTGCCGCCGCCCTGCTGCTGGTAAGCGAACAAACCCTGAAGGACTATGGACTGACCCCCATGGCTCGCGTAGTAAGCACGGCCTCCGCCGGGGTAGACCCAGCCATTATGGGCATAGGCCCCGTGCCTGCTACCCACAAGGCACTGAAGCGTGCGGGCCTGAAGCTAAAGGACATTGGCCTGGTAGAGCTGAATGAAGCCTTTGCGGCACAGAGCCTGGCCGTGCTGCAAGACCTGAACCTGGATCCTGCCATTGTGAATGTGAACGGCGGTGCCATAGCCCTGGGCCACCCCCTGGGCTGTAGTGGCGCACGCATCCTGACCACCCTGCTGTACGAAATGCGCCGACGCCAAACCCGATACGGCCTGGCCACCCTCTGTGTGGGCGTAGGCCAGGGTGCCACCCTCATTGTGGAACGGGTGTAA
- a CDS encoding mechanosensitive ion channel, whose translation MEKDLNYYLNHALDVAIQEGPRILFALLLLIVGLKVIRVLSRRLVGVMGKNSLDENVRPFLRNVFSWLLKLVLIISVAGMLGINTSSFLAVLGTVGLAIGLAVKDSLANVAGGVMLLTLKPFQKNDTVEIQGKVGKVQEIRMLHTLLLTVDNKAIIIPNGGIVNSAIINYTQEKMRRVDISLRISYQSDLKLAKEIASERIQCHPLVLQDPASFVGVSALGANSIELTLRAWAKTEDHGAVFHELIESIKVAYDERSIEIV comes from the coding sequence ATGGAAAAAGACCTGAACTACTACCTGAACCATGCCCTGGATGTAGCCATCCAAGAGGGACCCCGCATTCTATTTGCACTGTTGCTCCTGATAGTGGGCCTGAAGGTGATACGTGTACTTTCTCGACGGCTGGTAGGTGTAATGGGCAAGAACAGCCTGGACGAAAATGTCCGCCCCTTCTTGCGCAATGTCTTCTCCTGGCTGCTTAAGCTCGTGTTGATTATATCTGTGGCGGGCATGCTGGGGATCAATACCTCTTCCTTCCTGGCCGTGCTGGGTACCGTAGGCTTAGCCATCGGCTTGGCCGTTAAGGATAGCCTGGCCAACGTAGCCGGGGGGGTAATGCTACTCACCCTGAAGCCCTTCCAAAAGAATGATACCGTGGAGATACAAGGCAAGGTGGGCAAGGTACAAGAGATTCGTATGCTCCACACCCTGCTGCTTACTGTTGACAATAAGGCCATCATCATCCCCAATGGTGGCATTGTAAACAGTGCCATCATCAACTATACCCAAGAAAAAATGCGCAGGGTAGACATCTCGCTGCGCATTTCCTACCAGTCTGATCTTAAACTGGCAAAGGAGATAGCATCGGAAAGGATCCAGTGCCATCCGCTGGTTTTGCAAGACCCTGCATCGTTTGTGGGTGTGTCGGCCCTAGGTGCCAACTCAATAGAGTTGACCCTGCGCGCCTGGGCCAAAACAGAAGACCATGGAGCCGTTTTCCACGAATTGATAGAGAGCATTAAGGTAGCCTACGACGAGCGGAGTATAGAGATTGTTTAG
- a CDS encoding aminotransferase class IV, whose protein sequence is MHEITVYQDQIYTQDAEAPMSWQRAAAFGDGLFETMMWRKGVLQFWPRHCQRIARGLGLLNIEPDVHAWEAALLKVQPYMPPTARIRLSVWRRGNGTYGSQERGSDFLIQVVPLQRDGYCQHEAMKLTVATTPVPNHALAAYKTLSAISYVLASNEATRNKAHQAVMLDARGWIAETNVANLYALKGETLYTPRGGVAGIQQSVLTENPLPGWQVQQADISPSELFKYDAVWVSNSVMGLGEAISLDQRKLHRNAPNLVHWCRHLLALCELEATFV, encoded by the coding sequence ATGCACGAAATTACAGTTTATCAGGATCAGATATACACCCAAGACGCAGAGGCACCGATGAGCTGGCAGCGTGCGGCAGCCTTTGGGGATGGGTTGTTTGAGACCATGATGTGGCGAAAGGGCGTGCTGCAGTTTTGGCCTCGCCATTGCCAGCGCATAGCGCGCGGGCTGGGGCTGCTGAACATAGAGCCCGACGTGCATGCCTGGGAGGCTGCCCTGCTAAAGGTGCAGCCCTACATGCCCCCCACTGCCCGCATTCGCCTGTCGGTGTGGCGCCGGGGCAATGGCACGTATGGCTCGCAGGAGCGTGGCTCCGACTTTCTGATCCAGGTAGTGCCCCTGCAGCGCGATGGCTACTGCCAGCACGAGGCAATGAAGCTGACTGTGGCCACCACACCCGTGCCCAACCATGCACTGGCAGCCTACAAAACCCTGAGTGCCATCAGCTACGTGCTGGCCAGCAATGAGGCTACCCGGAACAAAGCCCACCAGGCTGTGATGCTGGACGCACGCGGCTGGATAGCCGAGACCAATGTGGCCAACCTGTATGCCCTGAAGGGAGAAACCCTATATACCCCCAGGGGGGGGGTAGCGGGCATCCAGCAGTCGGTGCTCACGGAGAACCCGCTACCCGGCTGGCAGGTGCAGCAGGCAGATATTTCGCCAAGCGAGCTGTTCAAGTACGATGCCGTTTGGGTATCGAACAGTGTGATGGGCCTTGGCGAGGCCATCAGCCTGGATCAAAGAAAGCTGCACAGAAACGCCCCAAACCTTGTGCACTGGTGCCGGCACCTGCTGGCGTTGTGCGAACTGGAGGCTACCTTTGTATAG
- a CDS encoding NADH-quinone oxidoreductase subunit C, whose translation MSFLRNDPDFYLDFLASLCGVDDGEQLWVVYHLYSIPYGYSLVLKVALARDNPVVDSISDIYAAANWHERETYDLFGITFANHPDLRRILLPEDWAGHPMRKDYQEADSYHDIDVAY comes from the coding sequence ATGTCATTTCTTAGAAATGATCCAGATTTTTACCTGGACTTTCTTGCCAGCCTGTGCGGGGTGGATGACGGTGAGCAGCTATGGGTGGTCTATCATCTCTACTCCATCCCGTATGGGTATTCGCTTGTGCTGAAGGTGGCCCTGGCAAGGGATAATCCGGTGGTGGACAGCATTTCGGACATTTATGCAGCGGCCAACTGGCACGAGCGCGAAACGTATGACCTATTCGGCATTACGTTTGCCAATCACCCCGACCTGCGCCGGATCTTGCTGCCCGAAGACTGGGCGGGGCACCCCATGCGAAAAGACTACCAGGAGGCCGACAGCTATCATGATATAGACGTTGCCTATTAG
- a CDS encoding histidine phosphatase family protein, whose amino-acid sequence MKTLYIIRHAKSDWDQGLADFERPLNARGLRNAPFMGKLLRDRGVKFDLVISSPARRALHTARFICSELGYPLDAIWQEAAIYEATTGVLQQLVLGLPAQHDTIALFGHNPGLTRLANLLAGTLQLDNLPTCGMVVLQFDVADWQYAETGTGRVLLVDYPRKHAAE is encoded by the coding sequence ATGAAAACGCTTTACATCATCCGCCATGCCAAGTCAGACTGGGACCAGGGTTTGGCGGATTTTGAGCGCCCGCTCAATGCACGCGGCCTCCGAAATGCCCCCTTCATGGGTAAGCTGTTGCGGGATCGCGGGGTGAAGTTTGACCTGGTAATAAGTAGCCCGGCACGACGAGCCCTGCACACAGCGCGGTTCATCTGTTCCGAACTGGGCTATCCGCTGGATGCTATCTGGCAAGAGGCTGCGATCTACGAAGCCACCACCGGTGTGCTCCAGCAGTTGGTACTGGGCCTGCCGGCACAGCACGATACGATCGCCTTGTTTGGGCACAACCCGGGCCTAACCCGCCTGGCCAACCTGCTGGCGGGCACGCTACAGCTGGATAACCTGCCTACCTGTGGCATGGTGGTACTACAGTTTGATGTGGCGGACTGGCAGTATGCAGAGACTGGCACGGGCCGGGTACTGCTGGTAGACTATCCGCGCAAGCATGCCGCCGAGTAG
- a CDS encoding PfkB family carbohydrate kinase: MQFFDDIRAKRILVLGDLMLDKYLWGRVERISPEAPVPVVDVQKEEYRLGGAANVAYNLLSLGADPILCGIIGTEPVERSQFLELMNTYGLQTGGLLSLPHRPTTSKTRVLGDNQQMLRVDRENKQPLTAEEEAQMRGLLDSQMALLPAAIILEDYNKGLLTPGLIRHVVQQAVLHDIPVLVDPKYTNFLAYGGSTIFKPNLKELNEALALTLSREDIPAIVSACALLQQRMPHRYTFVTLSEQGVLLVDAAGHHVHFPAHVRKIRDVSGAGDTVISVMAAALAAGLPAEQAAALANLAGGLVCEIPGVAPIDPLRLRQEAQAILA; this comes from the coding sequence GTGCAGTTTTTTGACGATATACGGGCAAAGCGCATCCTGGTGCTGGGAGACCTGATGCTGGATAAATACCTGTGGGGTAGGGTAGAGCGCATTTCGCCCGAGGCCCCAGTGCCTGTGGTGGACGTGCAGAAGGAAGAGTACCGCCTGGGTGGTGCGGCCAATGTGGCCTATAATCTGCTAAGCCTGGGTGCGGACCCCATCCTGTGTGGCATTATTGGCACCGAGCCGGTAGAGCGCAGTCAGTTCTTGGAACTGATGAATACCTATGGCCTGCAGACAGGGGGGCTACTATCCCTGCCCCACCGCCCCACCACCAGCAAAACCCGCGTGCTGGGCGATAACCAGCAGATGCTGCGCGTAGACCGTGAGAACAAGCAGCCACTGACTGCCGAGGAGGAGGCGCAGATGCGCGGGCTGCTGGACAGCCAGATGGCGCTACTCCCCGCAGCCATTATTCTGGAAGACTACAATAAGGGCCTGCTTACGCCAGGGCTTATCCGGCATGTGGTGCAGCAGGCTGTGCTACACGATATACCGGTGCTGGTAGACCCCAAGTACACCAATTTTCTGGCCTATGGGGGCAGCACCATCTTCAAGCCCAACCTGAAGGAGCTGAATGAGGCCCTGGCCCTTACGCTTTCGCGCGAGGATATTCCCGCCATCGTATCGGCCTGCGCCCTGCTACAGCAGCGCATGCCGCACCGTTACACCTTTGTTACCCTGAGTGAGCAGGGGGTGCTATTGGTAGACGCTGCCGGGCATCATGTGCATTTCCCTGCCCATGTGCGCAAAATACGCGACGTGAGTGGTGCTGGCGATACCGTCATTTCCGTAATGGCAGCAGCCCTAGCCGCCGGGTTGCCAGCAGAGCAGGCTGCCGCACTGGCAAACCTGGCTGGTGGCCTGGTGTGCGAGATCCCCGGTGTAGCGCCTATCGACCCACTGCGTTTGCGCCAGGAAGCCCAGGCTATCCTGGCCTAG
- a CDS encoding pyridoxal phosphate-dependent aminotransferase, with product MVRGNAKLAAVSESATLAMAAKARQLKEQGVDVVSLTLGEPDFNTPEHIKEAAIQAVRDNYSHYPPLNGYPEVRAGVAQYFQQQHGLPYQAGQVIISNGAKQCLYHAFTALLNPGDEVIIPAPYWVSYRPMAEMAEAVPVFIQAGTEQQYKITPQQLEAAITPRTRLFLFNSPSNPSGMVYTEAETRALAEVLLRHPQVCIISDEIYSLISYGKTPFSIARVEGLFDRTCTINGVSKAFAMTGYRVGFLAGPDWMIQAMSKLQGQITSAVSGVAQMAALAAVTQPLDETYRMRDAYRQRRDHGLQLLAQIPELIVPVPEGAFYFYMDVSAFLHKKTPGGQHIGDTDQLALYLLNDGRVGCVSGIDFGTDRHIRLSYATDLATIEEGIARIRRALYALS from the coding sequence ATGGTACGCGGGAACGCAAAACTGGCCGCCGTGAGCGAGAGTGCCACCCTGGCCATGGCTGCCAAGGCCCGCCAGCTGAAAGAGCAGGGGGTGGATGTGGTGAGCCTTACCCTGGGTGAGCCGGACTTCAACACCCCCGAGCACATAAAGGAAGCGGCCATACAGGCCGTGCGAGACAACTATAGCCACTACCCCCCGCTGAATGGATATCCGGAGGTGCGGGCGGGTGTAGCCCAGTATTTTCAGCAGCAGCATGGCCTGCCCTATCAGGCTGGCCAGGTGATAATAAGCAACGGGGCCAAGCAGTGCCTGTACCACGCCTTCACTGCCCTGCTAAATCCTGGAGATGAGGTTATTATCCCCGCTCCCTATTGGGTAAGCTACCGGCCTATGGCCGAAATGGCTGAGGCCGTGCCGGTTTTTATCCAGGCTGGCACCGAGCAGCAGTACAAGATAACGCCCCAGCAGCTAGAGGCAGCCATTACCCCCCGTACCCGCCTCTTTCTGTTCAACAGCCCTAGCAATCCCAGCGGTATGGTATACACGGAGGCTGAAACCCGTGCATTGGCCGAGGTACTGCTCCGGCATCCGCAGGTGTGTATTATCAGCGACGAGATCTATTCGCTTATTTCCTACGGAAAAACACCCTTTAGCATAGCCCGGGTAGAGGGCCTGTTTGATCGCACCTGCACCATAAATGGGGTGAGCAAAGCCTTTGCCATGACGGGCTATCGCGTTGGTTTCCTGGCCGGGCCCGACTGGATGATCCAGGCAATGAGCAAGCTACAGGGCCAGATAACCAGCGCCGTGAGCGGCGTGGCCCAGATGGCAGCATTGGCTGCGGTTACCCAGCCACTGGACGAAACCTACCGTATGCGCGATGCCTACCGCCAGCGGCGAGACCATGGCCTGCAACTGCTGGCCCAGATCCCAGAGCTGATTGTGCCTGTACCAGAGGGGGCCTTTTACTTCTACATGGATGTATCTGCCTTCCTGCACAAGAAAACCCCCGGTGGCCAGCACATCGGCGACACGGATCAGCTCGCCCTGTACCTGCTGAATGATGGCCGGGTGGGCTGCGTGAGTGGCATTGATTTTGGTACCGATCGCCATATCCGCCTAAGCTATGCCACCGATCTGGCTACCATCGAGGAGGGCATAGCCCGCATCCGGCGGGCCCTGTATGCACTGAGCTAA
- a CDS encoding metal-dependent hydrolase, translating into MRITYYGHSCFGIETQGTHLLFDPFITHNALAKGKADAGTVPADYILISHAHEDHVADLLPIAQRTGATVVCAYEVHSWCQHKGIAATHPMNTGGAWQFPFGTVRCVEAVHSSTFADGTPGGNPMGYVLELAEGKNLYFAGDTALSQNMQLIPRRTRLDMALLPIGGNFTMDAVDALQAAEFIQCQDIIGMHYDTFGYIKIDHAAAKETFAAKNKNLTLMEIGQQLER; encoded by the coding sequence ATGAGGATAACGTACTATGGCCATTCCTGTTTTGGGATAGAAACCCAAGGGACACATTTGCTGTTCGACCCCTTCATTACCCACAATGCGCTGGCAAAAGGGAAAGCGGATGCGGGCACGGTGCCTGCCGATTATATTCTGATCAGCCACGCGCACGAAGACCATGTGGCAGACCTGCTCCCTATCGCCCAGCGTACAGGTGCCACCGTAGTGTGTGCCTACGAGGTGCACAGCTGGTGCCAGCATAAAGGGATTGCCGCTACGCACCCGATGAATACGGGCGGTGCATGGCAGTTCCCCTTCGGCACCGTGCGCTGTGTGGAGGCGGTACATAGCAGTACTTTTGCCGATGGCACACCCGGGGGAAACCCCATGGGCTATGTGCTGGAGCTGGCCGAGGGAAAGAACCTGTACTTTGCGGGCGATACAGCCCTGAGCCAGAACATGCAGCTGATCCCCCGCCGTACCCGGCTGGATATGGCCCTGCTACCCATAGGGGGCAACTTTACCATGGATGCTGTGGATGCCCTCCAGGCAGCCGAATTTATCCAGTGCCAGGACATCATCGGCATGCACTACGATACCTTTGGCTACATCAAAATAGATCATGCCGCAGCAAAAGAAACCTTTGCTGCCAAAAACAAGAACCTTACCCTGATGGAGATAGGCCAGCAACTGGAGAGATAA
- a CDS encoding ATP-binding cassette domain-containing protein has translation MSISSTDPSTNAPMPQGTTPAATSDQDAIIRFTEVSAAYDQRQVLSGVNFELKKGEFVYLIGRTGSGKSSLLRLIYADMLPTAGTVEVAGMVSNKLRSKDIPLLRRKLGIVFQDFQLLPDRSVSDNIEFAMRATGWRDSSLIRNRIHDVLMLVGLSAKMKHMPHQLSGGEQQRVVLARALVNDPLLLIADEPTGNLDPEVTAHIMQILKKINTMGTAILMATHEHGLIREYPARVLACVDGQVVEKVSVE, from the coding sequence ATGAGCATCTCCTCTACCGATCCGAGCACGAATGCCCCTATGCCACAGGGTACTACCCCTGCTGCTACTTCAGACCAGGATGCCATTATCCGGTTTACCGAAGTATCTGCCGCCTACGACCAGCGGCAGGTGCTGTCGGGGGTAAACTTTGAGCTAAAAAAGGGCGAATTTGTCTACCTGATTGGCCGCACGGGCTCGGGCAAGAGCAGCCTGCTCAGGCTGATCTATGCCGATATGCTGCCTACCGCAGGTACCGTAGAGGTGGCAGGCATGGTTTCCAATAAACTGCGAAGCAAGGATATACCCTTGTTGCGCCGCAAGTTAGGCATTGTGTTTCAGGACTTCCAGCTGCTGCCAGACCGGAGTGTGTCAGACAACATAGAGTTTGCCATGCGGGCCACCGGTTGGCGAGATAGCTCGCTCATCCGCAATCGTATACACGATGTACTCATGCTCGTGGGCCTGAGTGCCAAAATGAAGCACATGCCCCACCAGCTGAGTGGCGGCGAGCAGCAGCGCGTGGTGCTAGCCCGCGCCCTGGTGAACGACCCCCTGCTGCTTATTGCCGACGAGCCTACCGGAAACCTGGACCCCGAGGTAACCGCCCACATCATGCAGATCCTGAAAAAGATCAACACAATGGGCACTGCCATCCTGATGGCTACCCACGAGCATGGCCTGATCCGAGAATATCCCGCCCGTGTGCTGGCCTGTGTAGACGGGCAGGTAGTAGAGAAGGTTTCGGTAGAGTGA
- a CDS encoding fructose-6-phosphate aldolase has protein sequence MKKIYYVLKVQGKAKIPDYIQVRDADFTLIGYFRPNRSQRTSRANADPQQDVFHKIEEMAETLPFGKITKIEF, from the coding sequence ATGAAAAAAATCTACTACGTCCTGAAAGTGCAGGGTAAGGCCAAAATCCCGGACTATATCCAGGTGAGAGATGCCGATTTTACCCTGATCGGCTATTTCCGCCCCAATCGTTCGCAGAGGACATCCAGAGCCAATGCGGATCCCCAGCAGGATGTTTTTCACAAGATTGAAGAAATGGCTGAGACACTGCCCTTTGGCAAGATTACAAAAATAGAATTCTAG
- a CDS encoding tetratricopeptide repeat protein, with protein sequence MKIGTHNLKTLHIPALAVLTGAFMWQCTSFKGAQVNVKPNPLEVHADSVNFTVRASIPPKSGFKKGGVYDGKLAIDNNGTKYQFSQVIISSDQFPDIKKAGASTSVTAGKPYQPGMNGGMLQAMGNYSRKGKNVELPTIDLAPCCITTSLLLCDEPKHVMAPFNFEKQKPLTLEAKFQFPQNVFDIQPTEYEKAEILAIGDFLSKRYAASKVTISGFASPEGAYRRNEFLSIARSKEVKKWLAAQLNKAGYNIQLDSSFFAVATTTEDWEGFKANLSRKSFPEDVKRQIIDIISSGQDPATVENRVMALVGGADEVEDILAPLRRATIRLEGQTSNHTDAQIDQMLKDFLAGRKDKEATAAFFTADEMLYAINRLTDAADQHKALKDGFIEIYNEDWRGYNDLGVHELKTGNTERGMAYLNSALKMNNKATAVMINQGAAYLADKQYSKALYVLQEGKKAGSQAELAFNLGYALHKLARYPEAAEQFVTAGNLACAEYNAGLAKLLMNDLAGSRNSLEAAIRSDKNDAEAYYVLALLGARTADTNVMILNLKRAVQIDPSLGEKARKDLEFRKFFDDEQFRSATTQS encoded by the coding sequence ATGAAAATCGGTACACACAACCTAAAAACGCTGCACATACCTGCACTAGCTGTGCTGACGGGTGCTTTTATGTGGCAGTGCACGTCCTTCAAAGGTGCACAAGTGAACGTGAAACCCAACCCGCTGGAGGTGCATGCAGACTCGGTAAACTTCACCGTTCGCGCATCCATCCCACCCAAGTCCGGCTTCAAAAAAGGCGGCGTGTATGACGGTAAACTCGCCATTGACAACAATGGAACCAAGTACCAATTTAGCCAGGTAATCATCTCGTCAGACCAGTTTCCGGACATCAAGAAGGCGGGTGCCAGCACCAGCGTAACGGCCGGCAAGCCCTACCAACCTGGCATGAATGGCGGTATGCTGCAGGCCATGGGTAACTACAGCCGCAAGGGCAAGAACGTGGAACTGCCCACGATAGACCTGGCCCCCTGCTGCATTACCACCAGCCTGCTGCTGTGCGATGAGCCCAAGCACGTAATGGCCCCCTTCAACTTCGAAAAACAAAAGCCACTTACCCTGGAGGCAAAGTTCCAGTTCCCTCAGAACGTATTTGACATCCAGCCCACCGAGTATGAGAAGGCTGAGATTCTGGCCATCGGAGACTTCCTCTCCAAGCGCTATGCCGCCAGCAAAGTAACCATCTCCGGCTTTGCCTCTCCCGAGGGTGCCTACCGGCGCAACGAGTTTCTGTCCATCGCCCGTAGCAAGGAGGTAAAGAAGTGGCTGGCAGCCCAGCTAAACAAAGCTGGCTACAACATTCAACTGGATAGCAGCTTCTTCGCCGTTGCCACCACCACAGAGGACTGGGAAGGCTTCAAGGCGAACCTGAGCCGCAAGAGCTTCCCGGAAGATGTGAAGCGCCAGATCATTGACATCATCTCTTCCGGCCAAGACCCCGCCACTGTAGAGAACCGTGTGATGGCCCTGGTGGGCGGTGCCGATGAAGTAGAAGACATCCTGGCACCCCTGCGCCGCGCTACCATCCGTCTGGAAGGCCAGACCAGCAATCATACCGATGCGCAAATCGATCAAATGCTGAAAGACTTCCTGGCGGGCAGAAAAGACAAGGAAGCCACTGCAGCCTTCTTTACTGCCGATGAGATGCTGTATGCCATCAACCGCCTGACAGATGCTGCGGACCAGCATAAGGCGCTGAAAGATGGCTTCATCGAGATCTATAACGAAGACTGGAGAGGCTACAACGACCTGGGTGTGCACGAGCTGAAAACGGGCAACACCGAGCGGGGTATGGCCTACCTGAACTCGGCCCTGAAAATGAACAACAAAGCCACTGCTGTAATGATCAACCAGGGAGCTGCCTACCTGGCAGACAAGCAGTATAGCAAGGCCCTGTATGTACTACAGGAAGGCAAAAAGGCCGGTAGCCAAGCCGAACTGGCCTTCAACCTGGGCTACGCCCTGCACAAACTGGCCCGCTACCCCGAAGCAGCCGAGCAGTTTGTAACCGCCGGAAACCTGGCCTGTGCCGAGTACAATGCCGGCCTGGCCAAGCTGCTGATGAACGACCTGGCAGGCAGCAGAAACAGCCTGGAAGCAGCCATCCGCAGCGACAAAAATGATGCTGAGGCCTACTACGTACTGGCCCTGCTGGGTGCCCGCACTGCCGACACGAATGTGATGATCCTGAACCTGAAGCGTGCGGTACAGATCGACCCCAGCCTGGGTGAGAAAGCCCGCAAAGACCTCGAGTTCCGCAAATTCTTCGACGACGAGCAGTTCCGGAGTGCCACCACGCAGTCCTAA
- the queG gene encoding tRNA epoxyqueuosine(34) reductase QueG, translating into MTGESLIRKLRQQALRLGFDALGVSPAAELSQDARYLERWLAAGRQGEMHYLDKHFDLRIDPRKLHPGTQTVVSVLKNYYPPELPEQADGFRVAAYAYGQDYHQVLKERLYALAADLSDWVGRSLSVRVCTDSAPILERRWAERAGLGWIGKNTLLLTRQGGSWYFLGELLVDLALPAEHPPQADHCGTCTRCLDACPTGALSPYEMDARKCISYHTIELKAQVPVEFHRMLSGWAFGCDICQEVCPWTRFAQPHTEPAFRLTELVAHYAEKDWQALSSSQYRKRTRTSPLSRIRREKLLENIALAKASRSI; encoded by the coding sequence ATGACGGGCGAAAGCTTGATACGTAAGCTGCGCCAGCAGGCGCTGCGCCTGGGTTTTGATGCGCTGGGCGTAAGCCCTGCGGCGGAGCTGAGCCAGGATGCACGCTACCTGGAACGCTGGCTGGCAGCCGGCAGGCAGGGAGAGATGCACTACCTGGACAAACACTTTGACCTACGGATAGACCCGCGCAAACTACACCCGGGCACACAAACGGTTGTATCGGTGCTGAAGAACTACTACCCGCCTGAGCTGCCCGAGCAGGCCGATGGATTTCGGGTAGCGGCCTACGCGTACGGCCAAGACTACCACCAGGTGCTGAAGGAGCGGCTATATGCCCTGGCTGCAGACCTATCGGACTGGGTGGGGCGCTCGCTATCGGTACGGGTGTGTACCGACTCGGCCCCCATCCTGGAGCGACGGTGGGCTGAGCGGGCTGGGCTGGGCTGGATAGGCAAGAACACACTGCTGCTTACCCGACAGGGCGGCAGCTGGTATTTTCTGGGCGAGCTGCTGGTAGACCTGGCCCTGCCTGCCGAGCACCCCCCCCAGGCCGACCACTGTGGCACCTGCACCCGCTGCCTGGATGCCTGCCCCACGGGTGCCCTTAGCCCCTACGAGATGGATGCCCGCAAGTGTATCTCCTACCACACCATCGAGCTAAAGGCGCAGGTACCTGTGGAGTTTCATCGCATGCTGTCGGGTTGGGCGTTCGGCTGCGACATCTGCCAGGAGGTGTGCCCCTGGACGCGCTTTGCCCAGCCCCACACCGAGCCTGCATTCAGGCTGACCGAGCTGGTAGCCCACTATGCCGAAAAAGACTGGCAGGCACTGAGTAGCAGCCAGTACCGAAAGCGCACCCGCACGAGCCCACTCTCGCGCATACGGCGAGAAAAACTGCTGGAGAATATTGCGCTGGCAAAGGCTAGTCGTTCGATATAA